The Salvia miltiorrhiza cultivar Shanhuang (shh) chromosome 2, IMPLAD_Smil_shh, whole genome shotgun sequence DNA window ttttttgaaaatcagttttaaaaaaaaaaaaaaatttggggggggggtgggggggtgggtcggtggggggtgggggtgggccagcaattagaaaattagtttttgaaaaaaaaaattttttttggggggggggggtgggggtggggggtgggtggggtggggggcacggggcaggggcaggggtggggtggcgaaactaccagatttattaaaatgaaatgcattttttgtataatttaatgcatttttatgtgaaaactttatgcatttttgtttgattttatatgcatgtgaaacatgcatatttttggggggtggtaatggggagggttggggggtggtgtgggctggattggggggtggtatggggtggggtggtgaaaataccaaaactggaaaaattaaatgcatttttctgttgaaagttatgcattttatgtgaaaactttatgcatctttgtgtgaaactatatgcatctaaaatatatctattttgagaaaatctaaaaaaaaatatatatttttttaattattaaatccgaaaattacattccaattttacccctccagattttgccttggaatccttgccacgtgtcaccatcttgatgcgccacatgtcataaatgtgtggtcaagatttggatctagggatctattataagcattgggatctatatgatctcattcctatatatatatatatgtatatatatttcttatcttcttatgtttttattttattttcttcgaaattatgaaattcaactaattatagaatatttaatatgtatatcaaattaaagattatgataaagctttaatttgatatatttttttttatatatttaatttaaaatgtaaaagttatatttatttaaacattaaaattttaaaaaaaattctatcctctttcattcttttttgaatattttttttaaaaaaatatacatatttttttttattttttcataatatcatcGTTGTTTTTTAATTACATCAAATAATTACCATATTTCTATATTTCCGTCGTGTTATGAAGAAGtccaaattattattattattatgctcaTGTAACATTAttacttattttaatttttaagaataatttagcgattaattatataaaatttatttagcGGTAGGAGGTTAATATCCAAGACCCgaggtcctgggttcgagtcATCCGTCGTGTGGtctttagaaaaaaaattaaaattaaaaccatctattttgataaattattatttaaattcattacGTTCACCTGCTTCACATACTATCAgaattagtaataatcaattattCTCATCTACAGTAAGTATAAacgaaataaaaaatacatgatCATCAATGCATTATGATCTTTTAGTAGTGCATTAATAGAAACTCCCCCAATAATATGTTGTGTTGAAGGAGAAGCTGAGTTTGTCACAGCAACAAAATGACCCgacaatataatttttaaataaaaaatgcacAATTTTTTTGACCGCTTACCACAATGTAAGCCAGCCACCAAGAACCGAAAATGACACCGTTGCCTTCAGATAATTGCAAAAGAAAGATCGTCTTTTCCCGCAGTTGCAGCTCCACGATACCACAATTGATCCACCAAATCCACAAAAAAAGACCGCCGTTTTTTTACGATTCCGTTGTCTCTTTCAATTATTCCTTGATTTTTTGAACATTTTTGTCCGTTTGATTTCTAGAGATACACAGATTGATCAGCGCCACCTAGGGTTTTGCTGTTCTTGTTCTCTAGGcattttcattttgatttttggCCCCAATTTGTAGATTTAATTTAAGGGCTCGTATTTTGGGGGGAGAAATGACATCAACGTTTGATAGATGGGAAAAAGATCCGTTTTTCTCTGCTGCGGAGGACGTTCAGGAATCTTCCGACAGGTGCTTTCAACAACTTACCCATTTTTTACGCAGTTTTTAAATGAATGATTTTATCTCTGGATTTCTTGTATTGTTTTGTAGTGGGAAATTTGTTAATTGAACAATCATTCTGTCGATGTAACTGATGGGATTTATCTAATTCATTGTGAAGGATGGAATCAACATATAGAACATGGATTCATGCGATCAAGGAGCCCTCCGGTTCTTGGAATTTGGATGAGCTTCGGAGAGATCTTCAAACAACCCTTGGCACAACCAAGTGGCAGGTTATTTGCTTATGTTTTATGTTATACTCATGTAATGATTCATCTGTGTGATCTTATGTTATATAGCCTTAGGTTTTTCGTTGTGTGAGTTTATGTATTGTGAAATTGTTTGGGATGCTATGCTTAACTGAAAGGTTGTGGGTGTGATGCATTGCAGTTGGAAGAATTTGGACGTGCTGTAAGATCGAGTTACCCAAATAGTGGATCAGCTGATGATGCAAAGGATAGGCATCGGGATTTCATTGTTGCAAtagagaatcaagtaaaaaaagtTGAAACCTCTTTGAAAGAATCGACAGTACGACAAGGCAAGCCACCATTGCCTTGGGTGCGGTTGGATGAAGGAGAACGAAATGAGCTTGCATTGTTTCTTTCAGGACAATCATTATCTTCCCCAAATAAACTCTTTGGAAAGCATCAGCAGGGGCAGGAAAATTCGCTAGAGGGTGATCAACAAGTGAATAATGAGTGTTCGAGGAGTTCATCTCATTTGGTTGAATTGGCTCAAGTAGAGGGCAAGGGGGACAAGTTTTCAGGTCATCGGAGGACAGCTAGTGCAAGTGCAGACATTGGCTCATGGAAGATTGCTGTAGCTGATGATGTTCTACACGATTCATCTAGTGCAAAGCCTGATCGTCCCCCACGAAAGATACCTAGTTTTTCAGGATTCTTAAATAGCATGGAATCGTCCATGTCGCAATTGAAGTGGTCAAAGAACGGTTACAAGAAACTAAAGCCTACAGATGGGCCTCAGGATGCTGGTGCTACATTACCTAGAGCCCAGATTTTGACTAGAGTTAGTAGTCAATtttccttgattatttctactGTTATCTTCTAAGCTTGTTATATTGTTATGTAGTTGAGTTGCTAATTtgatcataattttttttgtacatGAAGGGCATTAATACGTGCTATGAGAAGAGTAAAAGTTGCCTTGAAGGCTGTGATGATTATGAAAAACAATGGTATGGTTGGTATGGTAGTATCCAGAGACAGCTTCAGAGATCCCAATATCACGTGCAATATAGTCGGCCTGTCCAATTTGTTTTCTCTGTCATTCTCATACTCTGCCTACTCGGTGAGCCTGCTGATTTTCTATTTGCTATATGGTAACTGTTTCATTTCTTGTAGTGATTCAGATTCGACTGCATTTGCAATTTGATATGGTTTTTTAAACTTCTTATTGTTACAATTGATCCTTCTCCTTGAGTTATAGGCTATATACAATAATAGTACCACTCTAGATTATTTTTCCCTCTCCACTTTCCTGTAAAGTGTATAATGAGATTATTCATACTTGTCACATTAAAATTTTTCCGGTAACTTTGTCAAATTTTTTCCTAATCTTACACGTGTCATAGCTCGTTAGTAAATGATAAACATATTTGGTATGAACTACAATATCAAATGTTCAAATGGTTTTGCCTTATATACAACCCCATCAGTTATTGCATCCATTTTCCTTCAGGGTAGGAACTTTCGTAATTTTGTATCATACTTTACACATTTTCCCTTATGGGTTAATTTCCCGTAAATAGTAAATACACGAAGTATACCCAAATTTTCGTTTTTAAccaacattattttttttggtcAATCAATACATGAATTTTCAACATTTTGGAATTTGGCCCAAATTAAAATTCTGGCAGCAATTAATTCTACATGGATGCCGGAATTTTCTTACAAGGCATTTCAACCGATAATTAAAATGTTTTGTTTCATAAAACATAAGAGTGTGGTACCTTCTTTAGAGCATGTTGTGGCCTAGAGGCAAATGTTTTTGGTGCTACCAATTTGATTTCAATTATTGTTCTGTTTAtgtcaaaataaaatagtgaaAGGATTACATGCATCATGCaccaaagaaattaaaaaaatgaaatctaGGCATTTGTAACTTACGGAACTTATTTAACCTATTAAAAATCTATTGATGAACATGAAATTCATGATTATCTCTCATGACACTTCTTTTCttgaatatttcaaaaataatgcAGTGTATTCTGGGAATCACAGAACTAAATCCATGCAAATATTGCATATATAGAATCAAGAGCTTGTTGCAAAACCCATACGGCCATACATGAATACTGGAAACTGCTGATGTGAATATGATATACATGTGAAAGTGTTTGCCTCTACTAGTTAATATATATGGTCTATTCTGTCTGTAACTCTGCGATTGTAGTGTAATAGAAACTATTAGAGATGAAGCTTCAGTTGTCTCGATATACTTATTATATTGTTTTGTCTGCAGTCTTATTGGCGTTGCGTGCAATCTGAGGGGGAGAGCTTCGTTTCTCCATTCTAATTCAGGATTCATCTGTTGTAAAATCAGATAGTTGGGGGATTGCTTTACCATGCCCTAAACAGATGATACACAGCATTCATTGAACTATTTTGATGAGAACTGTAATTTAGCATTCATGATTATGCCAGAGCTGCTTTGGCAACATCACAACTACCCGTTTTTGTTTCTTCTGGGCGATGAGGCTTGTTGTAATGTTGTATTTTTGGAGCTGCTGTTGTAGTATCGATCTTTCCACTTCAGAAACTTAAATGTCATAGTCGCTTCTGTTGTATCATTGGTTTCATGTATCGAAGGCAACTTGTATATAAATTTTCGTGACTTGTGTATATTGATTTCCGTTTGAACTAGGAAAGGCCAATATTGTGTAGTTATCTCATGCTTTTTATATGGTACGATATAATTTCAGAGTTACTCTCTTATGTGCTGCAGGCTTTGCAACTACAGGTCCATTTATGATTCATCAATCACACTAAAAAATTTGATGCCAATTTCCTCTTTTGATGCCTCTAAAAAATTTGTCCCAATCCCCTTACTTATTACTTTTGTACATGATTCCACCATCAGCTTTATAATTACAATTCTTTAAACACTATTTTTTGTACATAATTCCACCATCAAATAACTTTTTACcagtttttattaaaacttgtgtcgttCTCCTTGGGGCAAACTTTTGAGGGATAGAGTTAGCATCTACAACACCTTACGTAAAAGTGAAATACAAAATGATAGATAAACAGTCTGCGATACGGAATGCTTTCTATGCCAAGCATACGAGGAAAATGACATAAGAAATCAAACTATTCATTATATTTCCAAACTACAAAAGCTTTCGGCATTTCATTGAGAAAGATATATTTCAGTGACAACCCTACTTTTTCTACTTGTTCTTTGACAAGTTTTTGGCATCTTTTTCTTCACTAGGTTTATTGGCAAATTCGACGCCTTGGAATGTTAATCCAGGACTATAGTACCGACTGCCATAAGCCGCGCCAAATCCCCATCCGAGCCCCAACCCGACACCGCAGCCACCACCTTCAGATCAAACAATGAATGCGTTAGTGTAGAGATAATTAGAAGAAACAATTGTAGAGTACAAACATATTATTGCAAGATTCTACCTACACCAAGTCCAAAGAGGTTCAAGGGTGCACCTGAAATAAAGAGCGACGTAAGTTCAAGAAATAATTTCTTTCTTGATGCATGACCAGTGCAGAATGTAACCATGGCCAAGTCCAATATATGGTAGTATAAGATAATAGACCATTCTATGACAATGTAGCCTGGAAAAACGAAGATCACGGTATACGTACAAACTTAGGGAAGCGATTCACGAACTATCGTTTAACACTGCCGTAgtcaaatactccctctgtccgtaCAAGCTATCACAGTGTCCATACAAGATTTCAGATTAACAAAGCATGGCAATGGTTTGATAAGTCATAGTCAAATGCTCCCTCTGTTCtattataagtggctcaaaacttttgggcacggaaacTAAAGAGAAagtgtaaattggttaaaagtagTAGGGCCCACACTTTTTCAAGAGTTAAATTTTTTCCATTTGTGGTccgagccacttatagtggaacATCTCAAAATTGAATGCATGTCACTTTTattgagatggagggagtatttgttttaGGTAATTTGATCACTATACAGTAGAATTCCTATATGATTGGAAATTGCAATCTGACTAAGCATTTGGGTTATGTTTGAAACTACCCACCATGAGTGACACAGATGCTATGAATCAAGTTTCGATAAAGATGGAGAGACGAGCAACAAAAGTGACCCTATATACAATCATCTCAACATGCAGGTCAAGTAAATGATAAACAGTGGTCTAAAAATTCCACTGGGGTGCTACACCTATTATATTCTATGAGAGGTTTATCCTAATTCTTTGGTCCAAATAACAACACCAACTCCCTAGTAAGTTGGAAAAGTAACAGACCACATACAATTACTACCTTAATGTAGAGCTATTCAAATCCTTCCAGTTCTTCATATTGTGCTACATACCGAATAGAATGGTCACATGGAAGTAATGCTGCATCTTCTTCACTATGCTGAATGTGGAAGCAGGTGCACAATTCATGAAGCAGAACTAACTATCAACAAAAGCTATACTTCTTGTTTAGTAATTTAAATGCACGAAAAATCTAAACTTGACTAGCCACTGACAAATGCAGCCAGCATCATAACAAGTTGGATGCATACTGAAATTAAGATCACCTTCATATATTACATCAATATTGTAACCTATATCTTCTCATTGGCAAAAGGCCAACTCAAGTATGATACATTTTCATATATTGCAATAAACCACACATTGACAATGAATAATAGCGAGACGTATTTAGATAGATAGACACATATACTCAATTCATATGCTCATCCATTTTATTGGTTTGTCCAACAAACAAGTCAAGAAGAAAACCAAAAATAATCCACCAAAATTCACATTTGCTACTAAATCAACAGAGGAGAATGCAGCTGGATAACAAAAAAAAGCACTTGAAAAACCAGCTCCTAAGCAAATAAAAAAGAACCATCAATAATCGTGATTGTATGAATCCAGAATCTTGTCCTTCCCCATTTTTCTCTGCTCAATTTTTGTTATCTACAGAAAAACGAAGGTAGGCTTAACAGAATAATTTAGAGTAACAAACCTCCGAATCCCCACCCAACTCCAAAACCACAGCCAACTCCGAAACCTGAGACCAGTTCAAAATCCAGTTATCCAAAAAAAGAAGGAAGGACAGATTTTCAGTAAGCAAAAATCATGGAACAAATCGCAAAAATTGTTAATAGAATGACATAAAAGCTCACCAAAACCGACACCTCCTCCACTGAAATTTGTTAGCACCATTTTCCCCTTTCCGAAGCGAAAAGTGTGAATGTCACTCCCACTCCCGTTTCATTTCGTGATTCGGAGATGGGCCAAGATTTCTATTATGAAGATTTTTGGGCTCGGAGATTATTATGTGTCACAAACTTAAACTTTTGATGGGCTTTTCTTCAAAGTAATCCATGTATCTAGCCTAACCCCAACACCACATCATAAATTATACTCGcatttaaaaattaaacattttaaaataaattcatgtgTTTCAAGATAAGTAATTTTCGTTGGAAGGCTAAACAAGATAAATCTCAACACGCACACATTCTTGATCAGCATAATGGGTTTCGGCCTCTTTAATCTACTAGATTGGCCTGAGACAAAGATAGTAAATTACATAATCTGCACAAATGTTATTGCCATAGTGTGCATGATACTGCTTGACTTTTGCCTCTTAACATAGTAATAGTAGATTGGTCTAatgcaaaaatattaaaatacatattcttgatatatatatatactccctccgtcccatgaagcatgacacatttcttttcgacacgggaattaagaaattggtattttgtgtgttaagtgtggtatgtgaaaaagtgaaaatgtgaataaagggttaattttttgctatttttaaaaacgtgtcatgcttcgtgggacagaccaaaaaggaaactgtgtcatgcttcgtgggacggagggagtatataatagtGTAGTTGTTAGTGATTGATTTTTGAGTATCTGCAATATTAATATTGTGGAAAGTTAAACCCTTTTTCCGAAAAAAAATTTGGACATtgcgtatatttaagacattttttttattaaaagacaagcataatagtaataataaagaacaacattttcatagattatataatttaaatatataacaaattagtttcaatacattacaattttttttgggacattctgtatttttaaagcattttttattaaaagacgagcataataataattataaagaacaacattttcatatactatatagttttaatatattacaaattaatttcaacacATTGCAAACTTTTTTTTATCGTTTCGtacatttataataataaaagacaagcatagtaataatagcaaacaatttttttttgggcattccatccattttaggattttaggcattttctattaaaagacaagcataatagtgataataatgtataatatttttatagattatatagttttaaataacacaattatccttaaattaattataaatggaagaatataacaagctaatcaacttttgtaaaacaaaatttttttataatataaacatatatctatatatattttataaaaaaactcaaaatttgggagggggcttcagcccctcCCCCCCCACCCCCCGGCGGCTATGCCCCTGTGCGGTATCATCACCTTTGATCAAAAGTATATACTTAGATTAATGTTCTTATATGTAAATAATGCTCGACTCGTAATGCATCTAGAATTCTCGATCAATAATGCTCGACTACTCGACTCGTAATGACCGAGCAATTGAGCATTATTGATCAAGAATTCGTAGAAAATGACAAAATGTACTAATAATCGATATACTGGACCACTGCGAGTCGAGAAATCAAGTATCAATGGTGAAACACTAGTGAAAAATGCACTAATAATCGACATAAGAATAAAAAAGTACTAAATGAGtaaaatttatactatattttataaaattatgagtactttttatttttcaaaatgagTAGATATCATTTTGCATCCAAGGTGTGTCAAATAATTACATATTGTCATAATAATAAACATAAAAACACTTAATAATAAAAGTAGTATATTCcataatatttttcaattttaaagtTATAATACActtcaaaatataaaagaaaattacatAGTTATCTATTTTCTTCAGCGAGTCTTCATTTGTTAAAAGCGGTTGACAACCTCATCATCAGAAACTTGTAGAaatataatttttcaatgaaagAGTCCAAACAATCATTCAAAAATTAATCTTCAATTTACAAACATAcagttaaaacttaaaaaaaaaaaaaaaacaatttgcATCCACTCAATCAAATCACCAATTCACCAATATTGATCattgaataaaattaatttaggattttagggTTTAATCTTAAGTTAATAAATGAGAGACAAATAGTGAAATAGGAGAGGGACGGGGGAAGACGAGCACCTTGAATCTAGGAGTAGATGAGCAGGCaacatatttcattttttaatttctttttaaagTTGCACAAACAAGTGAAGCAGAATGATATGTCACATGTATTTGAAGATTGTAGCAACACATTTTCACATGATGAGTTGTAATGAAATCATttacactataatattttatgaAGATCGGTCACTACACGCTTCTCTCCCTCTCATGACAGCCGCGTATATTCTTGAGACAGTCGCCGGTTTGTATAAATAACTAGAATATGGTTGTGTTCTCTTCTGCCCCAATCAAGGACCACTACGCCACTTCTACACccattaattctttaattaacATGCTTAATCATTTCATATCACCTTAAtttggatttaattaattagatgcACACGCCACGTCATTCAAATCGTTCTATTGCGCCtgaattatatatacatatcaactgcaaattttgagttttttttttaaatatatatagatatatgtttatacctattataaaataattttgttttataaaagagtatttggttattatattctctcatatatacttaatttaaggataattctgttatttaaaactatagtATAACTACAAAAAAACCggagattaccggcggcaaaatgccgtcggtaataaggcacggccgccggtgataaaggttaccggcggcaactcgccgtcgctaaccggctcgtcggtaacgccattaccgacggcgatcggctgccgccggcatttccgccgttgaacggcggagagttgccggaaaattaccgacggcaaatgccgtcggtaattagcggcggcgagatcaccgtcggtaatttccaccggacggtggtggcgcacacgccggagttgttcaaggtattaccgagggcaaaatgccgtcggtaattaccgacggcatttgccctcggtaatattttttaatttattttttttattttattttatttatttatttattttattgtatatccacaatttatttcggtatttatacagtattgcataatttagacgaacttcccagtcggtcactcatcttagttgtgctctaagtcaagcacgcttaaccttgaagttcttttcgaatggtcaccagtacagaacactcgtattattgatatatatatagtatctattaattcatttaaagtctacttcaatatatatacaatatcatatatattcataaccttagaatatgtcgagatgatatacaaaaaatgttgttaattacggattgggctcgtttccgttcttatttttatgtcggaaaaatatttattaattaatttattattaattttttttttttttttatcaatctagtttatacaccattcataaccttagtgttgattgatgagtgaatcactaatcaaattaacattcttaagttataattataagttacttactaagaatcttgaattcttagtaataatattagattagtgatgattgatgattgatgagtgaattactaatcaaattaacaatcttaagttataattacaagatttttactaagaatcttcaattcttagtaataatatgagattagcgatgattgatgagtgaatcactaatcaaattaacattattaagttataattataagtttcttactaataatcttgaatgcttagtaataatattagattagtaatgattgatgagtgaatcactaatcaaattaacattcttaagttataattataagtttcttactaagaatcttgaattcttagtaataatattagattagtaatgattgatgagtgaatcactaatcaaattaacattcttaagttataattacaagatttttactaagaatcttgaattcttagtaataatattagattagtgatgattgatgagtgaatcactaatcaaattaacattcttaagttataattacaagatttttactaagaatcttgaattcttagtaataatattagattagtgatgattgatgagtgaatcactaatcaaattaacattcttaagttataattataagatttttaccaagaatcttgaattcttagtaataatattagattagtgttgattgatgagtgaatcactaatcaaattaacattattaagttataattataagtttcttactaataatcttgaatgcttagtaataatattagattagtgatgattgatgagtgaatcactaatcaaattaacattcttaagttataaaattataagtttcttactaagaatcttgaattcttagtaataatattagattagtgatgattgatgattgatgagtgaatcactaatcaaattaacaatcttaagttataattacaagatttttactaagaatcttgaattcttagtaataatattagattagtgatgattgatgagtgaatcactaatcaaattaacattcttaagttataattacaagatttttactaagaatcttgaattcttagtaataatattagattagtgatgattgatgagtgaatcactaatcaaattaacattcttaagttataattataagatttttaccaagaatcttgaattcttagtaataatattagattagt harbors:
- the LOC131010749 gene encoding uncharacterized protein LOC131010749 isoform X2 yields the protein MTSTFDRWEKDPFFSAAEDVQESSDRMESTYRTWIHAIKEPSGSWNLDELRRDLQTTLGTTKWQLEEFGRAVRSSYPNSGSADDAKDRHRDFIVAIENQVKKVETSLKESTVRQGKPPLPWVRLDEGERNELALFLSGQSLSSPNKLFGKHQQGQENSLEGDQQVNNECSRSSSHLVELAQVEGKGDKFSGHRRTASASADIGSWKIAVADDVLHDSSSAKPDRPPRKIPSFSGFLNSMESSMSQLKWSKNGYKKLKPTDGPQDAGATLPRAQILTRGINTCYEKSKSCLEGCDDYEKQWYGWYGSIQRQLQRSQYHVQYSRPVQFVFSVILILCLLVLLALRAI
- the LOC131010749 gene encoding uncharacterized protein LOC131010749 isoform X1 → MTSTFDRWEKDPFFSAAEDVQESSDRMESTYRTWIHAIKEPSGSWNLDELRRDLQTTLGTTKWQLEEFGRAVRSSYPNSGSADDAKDRHRDFIVAIENQVKKVETSLKESTVRQGKPPLPWVRLDEGERNELALFLSGQSLSSPNKLFGKHQQGQENSLEGDQQVNNECSRSSSHLVELAQVEGKGDKFSGHRRTASASADIGSWKIAVADDVLHDSSSAKPDRPPRKIPSFSGFLNSMESSMSQLKWSKNGYKKLKPTDGPQDAGATLPRAQILTRGINTCYEKSKSCLEGCDDYEKQWYGWYGSIQRQLQRSQYHVQYSRPVQFVFSVILILCLLGEPADFLFAIW
- the LOC131010750 gene encoding protein TRIGALACTOSYLDIACYLGLYCEROL 5, chloroplastic-like, giving the protein MVLTNFSGGGVGFGFGVGCGFGVGWGFGGAPLNLFGLGVGGGCGVGLGLGWGFGAAYGSRYYSPGLTFQGVEFANKPSEEKDAKNLSKNK